The following DNA comes from Triplophysa dalaica isolate WHDGS20190420 chromosome 5, ASM1584641v1, whole genome shotgun sequence.
AACTTCCCTGACCCGGCGCCCGATTTCAGCCACTCATTGTGCTGGGCGTAGCGGGCGGGCTGGCATACCCAAAGGGTAAGGGGGAAGGAGTCCACGCAGGGTGTCGGGCGACCTCTCCCGCTACGGGAGCCTTCGTAGTCCACCCAGAATTGAGAAAAGTGGATGGCCCATAGGTCGGTGGCTGCTGGTGTTTTGAGGGCGTTGGCTGAGAGGGACAGTGGGGCGAAGCCGCGGTACACATCGTGGACGCGTGTGTCCTGCTCATGGGCGTGGCGCTGGAAGACAGAATGCAGGACAGGGAAGGAGTTTAGGGAACGGGGAAATGAGGGAGGGAAGGAGGTGAAGAAGGGTTGCTCTTGGAAGGCTTGCAAGAGGGATTCCAGACTGGACCGAGTGCAGCCGGAAGAGTGACGCGTGTTGGATGCCACCATCTCTGATGTTTGCACGGATAAAGAGCGAGGCTGGTCAGGTTGAGTCTTCTCGTGTTCAGCAGGGATCACCAGCTACAAAGAAACATAAACAAGTTTTTTATCGAAGTTGACATACAAGACCAACTTgtaagatgtaaacaacactggtcaaGAAGAACTTCCTGTCTTTTGGTTTTTAgacacaacaaaatataaagtaCAAATTGGTTGAAAgatcattatatatatacatacaggtgctggtcatataattagaatatcatcaaaaagttgatttatttcactaattccataaaaaaatggaaacttGTATAATGAATACATTCATTCtacacagactgatatatttcaagtatttatttcttttaattttgatgattatatctgacaactaatgaaaaccccaaattcagtatctcagaaaattagaatattgtgaaaaggttcaatatgtatatataatatatataatatactgtatataataatatatatatggtgATTTTAACACTTTCCTACAGGTAGTGGGATTCTTTATATACTGAATAAAACTATGCACGTTTCTTCTGGGGGCTTTTTTTCAACACAtggaagaatgtttttacagaTATTGCTGATATGAATCGTAGGATTTTTTTAGAAAGCACACATTGGCTCTTtctttcacaaaacaagctttgaaTCAGTGTTAAGTTCAGTGTTTGTcatccattcattcatctttctacatacagtacagtagaaaCGGCTTACAATTTTTAGAGTTATATTTACAGTTATTCTTACTAACATACATCCCATTGAAACTGATGCACACTGAGCTTCCTAGCACTATGAATAGATCAGTGTGATTACAAACTTATGATTTGGTTATGCAAGTTACAAGTAGCAAGATGTTTTTATATCTTCATCTTTCTCTTTTATTCCTTTATGTATGCAAAGGTGCAACAAAgcgaaattgtaaaaagcgccaTATAAATGAACTGAAAAACGGTGCACACCTTCAGCATGAGTCCATCCACCCTGATGTCCACATGCTCGTCTGGTTTCTCGGAGTCGTTGAGTTTGTACAGCTCCATGAACTGTTCCAGACTCTGCCGAAGGTCCAACGCAAACAGATTGAGCCAAACTAGACTTCGAGAATCAAGCACCAGCTGTAAAGCGTTCAACTGCACGTACAGATTGGGACAGGGAACTGCAGAAAAGAGTGTTCAGAGATTCAGTCAAAGCTTTAGTCAAATCCAGGTTAAGTAAATACTTAGCGGTTTGACAGATGTATGAAAAAAGCACGGCTTTCTTACTGGGATAGTCTTTGCCGTCTGGGAAGTAGTACTCTGTGAACTCGGCATGGATGGCAGGCATCTCTTGAGGGAGGTATAGAGATTTCTTATTGCAGGAGATCATGGTTTTCGGGCTGGAGCGCGGCTGGTCTGCTGTAGACACCttgtacaataaaaacaatatatattgaAGAGCTTTAACATCATATTCTATATcatatgaaagaaagaaatgtctTGTACACAACagtttatataaatgtgtaagTAAATGTGTATTGTACGTCTCTACAATAAAGCTCACTTGTACTTGCTTAACAAGATTCCTTTCAAGTTTTAAACCCATAGGAACAATAGGCACGTTTATTTTCACCGTAAGTGCATTACAATAAccacatattttgttttatttaaaaagtctaAAGGATTTTCTGTGGTCAAGCATGATGGCACAAAAAAGCCAATACCACTTAACTTCCTTGCTCCAATACAAGATTATTTGCCCTTCCTAGTGTAATTTAAGAAAGTGTTTATATGCATTTCCGCGCTGACCTGATAGATGCTGAAATCCGCAATCCGCAGCACAATTGAACTGGACACGAGCTGCGTTCTGGGTGCAGGCGGGGGCGTGAAGGAACTGCTGGAGCCGGTGGAGATCTTACCTGTGGAAGACACATCCACAAACACTCAGACATGAGAAATACTACAAATCTTCTGCAGAAACCGCAGCCATGTGTGTGGCACCTCAAACGCACACCAGAGGTACCTGTCTCCAGACACCAGCAGCAGTTGGCCGTGGGGGAGAGCGGCCACAAGCCATCTGGGCCTGAGTCCAGCTCCCTTACCATTATCCCTCCACCCTGCGCTTCTAAGACAATCGACTGATGGACTGAGAACACAGAACCCATTACGCAAAACCTCTCTTGACCTCTGCCAGGACATACTTAGAGTGATAGTTCATCCGAAATACTGCAAATCGTGCATCATTTCCCTcgatctgtatgactttctttcttgtgcagaacataGAAGATATTTGAGAAGTGTGGTTTagtgtccatgcaatggaagtaAATGCAGTCTGATGTTGTTCGCTCAACAacttccttaaaatatcttcttttgtttcgcggaagaaagaaaagtcATGCAATAAAATGTGTGGACCAGTAAAATTGCTCTCCAGCGTTTGTGAAGAgcccttaaaataaagtgtcgCACATTTTCATGATAGATCCATAAAAGGTGGACCAGCAACTATTATCAAATTAATTTTCTTAGTCACAGACAGAACATCAAATGAGAACATCAGAACATAAAAACTTTTTAGTGACAGAGACAGAACAAAGAATACAGTTGTTGATGGGCAGGAATGTCTCACCATGCTGAGGAGAGCTCTGGTTTTTGCCACTGACTGCATTTTTAAGCATTTCCACATTGGACTTAAACTCTTCTAGAAGAGACCGAGCCCAGGTCTCACGGGCCTTTGTGGCTTCCCCGTAATGCATCCAATGAAGACAGCTCTCGCCTATGAAACACAGATAAAGAGCAAAAGTAAACTAAACATCTTCCTGGTTCTCAAAAGAAGTATCAAATGCGTTGCTAAAGCTTACCAGCTTTGTGGAAGGGATAGTAGTCCACTGTTATAGAACTGAAAGACAACTGCATGGCCCCACTATCTAATCTCTTATTAATCTCTgtagagaaaaaaatgaatttcagtgTAACACCTATCTTACAACATTTTAGTATTAACATAAAGTGTAGGGATGCTGTACCTCTATCCTTGGCATTAGTGTCGTCACAGATGTGCAGGTCCAGGTGTGTAATCTGAAGGTGGTGTGAAGTCTCACGAACGTCAAAGTCATTGAAGAGCCGCGCCATGGAGGCGCTTTGATCCGCCGTGGCTGAAGCCTGCTGTGTGCGCACCTGTTGGGCCGAAGGGGCCGCCGGTGTTACCTAACAACACAAAGTTAAAATCTTCCTAAAGCTCAGAAAGGTACGGCCCTTAACTTTCAAATTAAGCTAAAAGAGAACGCTTAAAATAGGTTGTGTAGAGATCTAGAAAAGGTGGTGGGGTGGTAAAAAGTCAAGCGATACCCTggcaaacacaaatacacacctGTGTGGTGTCAGAGCCCATGCTCTTCCTCTGCGCGGCTGATTTCTCCATTGCTTCACTGAGAGACTTGGCGTACTGCACCATGGCCTTGAGCTGAGAGTCCGTCAGAACCCACAGCAGGTCATCTAGTATCAAAATCAGCTTGGAGGCCACAACATAACAGTCCTTCATCTGtccaaaacacagacacaaaccaCCAAAAACATCACACTCGCCGTCAACTACCTTTCTGGTCGACTAGTAGAAATGATTGGTTGTAATGTCCGTAATATCCTTACCCTCCTCTTTAAAGTAACTCTAATCTTTGATTGGTTGGTGATGAGGCGAATGGGGGCGCTGACGACCTCGTGTTCTGTTCCCTGGATGGCGTCCGCTTCAATCCTGATCATCTGCCAGCTCACTTCCTTAAATGTCAGGATCTGAAACACATCATAGTATCGTTGTCACCATGGAAACAAACCTGTCAAGGCCACCATAACATCACTACagaagtttgtttgtttgtaccTCTCCACGAGCGGGGTCCAGGATGCGTGAGTACCGGAGGTCCCCGGTGGACCAGCTGGTGTTTACGCTGTAGACCTGGAGCTGCGAGAGCTCAAAAGAGGCGTTGAAGGCTTTGGCGCTGATCCGAATCACTATGGAGTTTATTGAGAGAGAGATGCCCTCCACTACCTTCTCTGCAAAACCATATTcgctgagaaagagagagagagtcattaACCAAACATAAAGATGATaagatcaaaacaaaacataggGATTTATCCAATGCTACACCAGAAGGTTTTAGCCATTAAACTGAAACTAACCTTTGACCGGAGACTGTTGCTATGGGTGATGGACCATTGTGAGGGCGGGGCTCATCACAGGTGCTCATCTCCATGACAACTCGATCCAAAGACTGAAAGAACAGTAGCAATAATAAACCAGCGGTACATAAATCTACCCAAAAATCACAGCCATGGCTACATTATAGTAGGCGCATTAAATCTGACAAGTAATAAAGCTTATttacatgcaaaatatttttccaaGTTTAATAAACGGTTTTAAAGCTTTGTAATGCTCACCAGAGTGATTGGATGAGTCTTCAGTTTGGTCCATGGGAtctgataaaacacaaaaaattgtCCGTCTTAAGTACACATTCTGTCATTTATGCAGTTTGCAAACCAGTTTGCAAAGTGTGTATCTTCAACTGTTTGTGAATGAGGCAATGCATctacacaaaaaaagatgtaaACTAAATAACCCAACTCTTAAGTATAGGATGTGTATGGAGAAGCGTACAGTATGGTATATGTCTTATTATataatgtgtatgtttataatttCACCTCAGAAATAACCGAAATCACATCCCCGCAGctatatttgttaaaatgttgtattagaaaaatagtgttatttatttatcaaacacTGTTTATAAAAGAAATTATATAATGAAAATCATCTCTGGTGTGTCCTCAGCTTCGAAAGGAgtgtgggtttgtgtgtgtgtgtgtttgcgtgtgtgtgtgtgtgtgtgtgtgcatgtgtcgtTTTTTCCAGATTGCGTCAGGGAGTGTTCAGAGACACCAGGAGCACAGCCAGATGAAAAACACTGTGTTCTTCTTAAAAGAGTCAGACAGGGATAACCCACACACACCCATACACATATCTAAAGcacaaaatatagaaatgttatAATTTTCTCTGCATTCTAATATAAAGACATGGGGGAAATGAAAGTAGAGAAGTGAAGTACTTGTTTATGGATTTAGATACATTGTTGATGCATTCACACTTATagtgaaataaaccaaaaaacaaagTGGTCCCCTACTTTATGTTCATACATTGACCAGTTCATGTTTATCTTCAAATGTAGTGATGTCAACCGAGTTGTGAGAGTTAGGTAGGGGCGGGCTTATAAAcgtgtttattataataaatattatcttTGTATGACAACAACTGCATCTGAGAGATCTTTGATATTATTATGTGAAAGTTCTCCATTTACAACAAGGCTGGTTGTAGAAGTTTGAGGAAGGAATAACAAAAAGAGATGAATGGAGGGAAGAAACATAGGAGTGAAAAAAGACAGTTTTAAGTCCTTCACATTGTTTTCCGACGTCTGTCCTGGTAAAGTTCATCACACGCACTGTTCTTGACCCCTTCCAATATCTCTGCCACTCATTACACAGGCGTGAGCTTTTTCGACCAATCAGCTCGGTCCACAGGGGCCATGTTGACCCTCTGCACAGCTGCAGCTATCAGGTTCAATCAATAAACACAATGACTTCCATTGAGGCTTCATTAGACAGATGTGGCTCTGTACTTTAGGAAAGGAATGGAGGCTGAGCAAATAAGATCTGTGGAAACTGCACCTGACTAATagaaaattgattaaaaaaactgcaaaagtGAGGGATGGGAGGTCTACGGAGAGCAGAAAGAGTAGAGAGAAACATCTCAAGATCTAGTGTTCCTGCAGCACACATCGTATTTATAAATGTCAGACACGACTCAAAGCAGCCAATGTTCTCTGTGACTGTCCAgtcagtgtttttaaaaaactgtgcCAAAAGAACATTGTGTCATAGGGCTCTATCATACACTCGGCGCAATGCGGTGCCAGGTGCTACGCAAGTGATTTTCGCAAGTTTCAGCTAGAGACAGTATTCCTTTTCACATCCTAGCGCACGTACATTCTGCTTATTACACAAAGAGGAACACCCAGCAGCATACAACAGGAATAATGTTAAACATAAAAAGGTTAGTGGACAAGCGAAGCAATGAGTTGCTAGATGCAATTCTCTTTACAGCCACCGGTGTCGCTATTAACAAGGGTTTCTGAATAACATAGCCTATTGAAAGTATACGTACAGTAAGACTGATGCACTATTCTATGCCAAATTGTGCGAGTAGTGTGacaaaattagacaaaattaacaaaattagAAGTGCATCTGAATCTGATGTTGACTGAAGTCATGTTGGAGAAAACggataaaaatgtcattaaaaaatacaatgtataaaaagttaatttatattGAGACGCATTGTGTTATGCGACTGACTTATTCCAGAAGTATTCCATTTGGGACAATACTACCCTTCTGAAAATACTACACTAGAGTACATAGTTCCTTGTTTAAGTGCACAGTGTGTACAGTGTGTAATTTAGGACACAACTTCTGACTATATGTAAACTATATGGGTCGGCTGGTGTGCGAACCTGGATGCAGCCCAAGTGTGCCAAACCAAGCCGTGCTCAATTATCTTGCCTCCAGATCCTAGATGATGATTTCAGCGTAACACAaattgatgatgtcattaagGTGCAGATGAATTATACATTGGTGTGCGTCTCTTACCCGGATGGCGGCCTTATTGCAGAAGACTTTATTAATGGCGAGCCAGGTGGGCAGATCCAACATGTTCTGAAGAACCTCCTCATCAAGCTCCAGGTTGGTGAGCTGGCCCTCCCCTTTTAGGGTGCTCAGATTAATCTTATCTGGGGAGAGGTTCTTAGCAAacctgtagagagagagaaacgagAAAGGAAAGGGAGGGTTAGCAGGCCATTATACTTAACCATTTTGGATTAAAGACTCTTGACTTTAATTACAACACTGCAAGTAGGCAGACCGGTGAGCTGTTTTTGCCAGCCACACAACTCTTGACTTTAATTACAACACTGCAAGTAGGCAGACCGGTGAGCTGTTTTTGCCAGCCACACAACCCTTGTGCAGTGTGTTCATATGTGTGTGATCTTTCCTAGCAATCTTGGAAAACGTGTTACGCATGCCCCTGACACAAAGTAAAATCTATGACCATGACCTTATGTTTACGAGCTGATGGTCCATGAGGGATCATTCAGTTAATGTTTAAGAGTGTTCCCAAAAGGGCAATGCACTCAGCACAGAGGGTGATAAAGAATCGTCCATTTGTTATGGTTTCCTTCAGTCGATTTAACACGGATGACACAAATTGTTCCGGGTGTGGAAAACCCGGTGCTAGGATCTCGCCAGGGTTAACGCTGACAGCATGATGTCTGTGTCATGAAGATGGAGACCAGTTTATCCAATTCATCTATAAGCAACAGTCCCCTTCAGCCCAACAAAAACCCTATAACACTTACAAAGCTAAACGGCTGGGAATAGTTCTCCCAGACACAGTTTAAGCTTAGCGCTGAACTATAATTGAGTGACCTCTTGAGAGATGCAGATAACTGTGTAATTAGGTCTCAGACATGGTGTAATCTGTATTTGAGAGAACAACCTCAGTTGGCCGGTTAATGCCGTTGTACGATTATAATAGTCAAACAGAATTGAAGCTATGATCTGTAACTTTTCACCCTCTATCTGTTTGAAGCATAAAATTGCAGCTTGCTTTACATACTTATTTTCGACAGGCGACATTATAGATCATTATTATACGCTTATCATTGAGGACCGGGGCGAGGTAAAAGACAGTTTTTCAACACTTGCTTTCCCAATAACTGattgttgtttcttttaaaccaaaaatgaTAATGAATATAGAAGCATTTACTGTTGGTAAACATTGTGACAcgtttttgtgggcggagcttagATGGAGGCAGAAAGATCCCCCCAGAAAGAtgctttttgacaatgactagaaaaaaaatctgattaaataTTACCATGACAGGTCACTTACTGTCTAGGACCGcgattgtttaaaaaaagtgaacttTGACGCCAGGAACCTGGTCGACCTGTACGCACTCGCTCAATGGATCCAGAGACGAACTGACAGGATTACCTCCATTTAAGTGGCCTGACATCTACACCTACATGACAGAGAAACCAAGCGTGTATAGTAAAGATAATCTGAGAGTGTAAGCGTAAAGCAAAGTTAGCTACCATACCTTACGCGTTCAAAAGTGAACGCTACgtgaaaaataaccttgttcTGGAAATACGTgagatatttttagacacatacccaaatcataatccacaccaacaacaacagtttttttttatcttaagtgTTATGAAGTGAAACACGAGCATCGTTTCTGTTTAATCcgatcatttttgtgtttaactaaAGCTgtcttcagtgtttttgtttggcaatggCAGCACATATGTGTTATAATATCAAATTGGAGAATTAATTCTGTCGATTGTGGCACTAAACACCACAACatgattatattttaaactccttatgTAGCAAAGTCTGTGCTGGTGTGTATTGGCTACCTccagttttccctttgttttgcctctAGCTAATGCCGTGACCTGAGCGTAATGTCGCCGCAAAAGGGGTCTATAGCTTTAAACttgacaaaacattatttagaAACCTCTCCTACACAGGGAAAGTAAAGCTTGAGAGTTGTGATGAAGTAAACAATGGCCCGGGAACCTAGAAACAATCACTGTACTTAAGTTCACTGGTTAAAGATAGAAGAGATAATAAAGGGTTCAGCGCAATTCTGCTCCTACAGACTGAATAGGAAAGAAAATGTCTAAAGGTCGGGCAGTGTGGCACAGTAAAAACTCATTTGCAGTCGATCCACAACCCTGATAACTGATTAAAACCAGCAAAATTATAATCCGGAGTTCTTATACCCAAGGCCAGTATGATAAGCGCAAAGACATTATCATTTAGTTTTGGCTTTAGAGCTGGTAGCTCCACCCACATTGCAATTTCATTGGTCCAAATTCTTGCTCCTTGTGACATCGATCTTTTGACTGAGTGTACAGTAACTGTGTTGAATTCAACATATAGCACAGCTTTAACACTTGTCTTTGACCCGAGATGGGGTCCAGCTAGTCATATAGAGAATAGATGAATGCATACAATTATTTTCATCTTGA
Coding sequences within:
- the bltp3b gene encoding UHRF1-binding protein 1-like isoform X2, giving the protein MLDLPTWLAINKVFCNKAAIRIPWTKLKTHPITLSLDRVVMEMSTCDEPRPHNGPSPIATVSGQSEYGFAEKVVEGISLSINSIVIRISAKAFNASFELSQLQVYSVNTSWSTGDLRYSRILDPARGEILTFKEVSWQMIRIEADAIQGTEHEVVSAPIRLITNQSKIRVTLKRRMKDCYVVASKLILILDDLLWVLTDSQLKAMVQYAKSLSEAMEKSAAQRKSMGSDTTQVTPAAPSAQQVRTQQASATADQSASMARLFNDFDVRETSHHLQITHLDLHICDDTNAKDREINKRLDSGAMQLSFSSITVDYYPFHKAGESCLHWMHYGEATKARETWARSLLEEFKSNVEMLKNAVSGKNQSSPQHGKISTGSSSSFTPPPAPRTQLVSSSIVLRIADFSIYQVSTADQPRSSPKTMISCNKKSLYLPQEMPAIHAEFTEYYFPDGKDYPIPCPNLYVQLNALQLVLDSRSLVWLNLFALDLRQSLEQFMELYKLNDSEKPDEHVDIRVDGLMLKLVIPAEHEKTQPDQPRSLSVQTSEMVASNTRHSSGCTRSSLESLLQAFQEQPFFTSFPPSFPRSLNSFPVLHSVFQRHAHEQDTRVHDVYRGFAPLSLSANALKTPAATDLWAIHFSQFWVDYEGSRSGRGRPTPCVDSFPLTLWVCQPARYAQHNEWLKSGAGSGKLTRSESAEMANRLQRKKLLKEYYTTDASGSSTPSNGLHKPHSLDGLCSHTSSSLTSPTSSASKVDMQVLVHVQKHLSAQVSHGQYVFLLRLQNAVKSLQRTLQQDLEQFGSKRQGTGQPLSACIGVLMKSAEVALLLKPIPQPDSSASPLISDISPSESRATLEAGSDGGEGPERPSAPGFVDQMLSASTESGTHVVNTSPHLISSSASLALRKASVDERSSIASGGRVGSEEKKDLREGSLNGESGRTEAKGQYNEPSQALQGGTGVVDPLTDNTSREWNDKSRLPQSMSSGRLIQGKSQSSFAVTYKNMKKSPSLQSLDDFSIDSYMLEDCDTYSLLERDDVSISGFKEATEGVVLAQEADEAQSPDAISAASQSIDEPTKDLISVLVLKVHSICCSLDLKGDDTTVALEVGRIRPNQLGNISLRQYLSNRSLGPGSKSDPNTVVSDPEVQVRLESGPGAAVHSPLAEQNGFLQCRVQAFCADFIMTSLRNLAFFLEDDSASQVLPMEITIKDTHVNLKDDGPRDNSSDPEATPIAVHIHNLLIHRQDDGSISIGGAERAADSKLQKAGPVNDSRLSSVPEVPVGVAREPKATQTAPLSPTSPTPSNREQLLVEENECLKLELSKAKMALAEAQMEKDSLQHQMKSLKLSSGGSKS
- the bltp3b gene encoding UHRF1-binding protein 1-like isoform X1, which produces MAGLIKKQILKHLSRFAKNLSPDKINLSTLKGEGQLTNLELDEEVLQNMLDLPTWLAINKVFCNKAAIRIPWTKLKTHPITLSLDRVVMEMSTCDEPRPHNGPSPIATVSGQSEYGFAEKVVEGISLSINSIVIRISAKAFNASFELSQLQVYSVNTSWSTGDLRYSRILDPARGEILTFKEVSWQMIRIEADAIQGTEHEVVSAPIRLITNQSKIRVTLKRRMKDCYVVASKLILILDDLLWVLTDSQLKAMVQYAKSLSEAMEKSAAQRKSMGSDTTQVTPAAPSAQQVRTQQASATADQSASMARLFNDFDVRETSHHLQITHLDLHICDDTNAKDREINKRLDSGAMQLSFSSITVDYYPFHKAGESCLHWMHYGEATKARETWARSLLEEFKSNVEMLKNAVSGKNQSSPQHGKISTGSSSSFTPPPAPRTQLVSSSIVLRIADFSIYQVSTADQPRSSPKTMISCNKKSLYLPQEMPAIHAEFTEYYFPDGKDYPIPCPNLYVQLNALQLVLDSRSLVWLNLFALDLRQSLEQFMELYKLNDSEKPDEHVDIRVDGLMLKLVIPAEHEKTQPDQPRSLSVQTSEMVASNTRHSSGCTRSSLESLLQAFQEQPFFTSFPPSFPRSLNSFPVLHSVFQRHAHEQDTRVHDVYRGFAPLSLSANALKTPAATDLWAIHFSQFWVDYEGSRSGRGRPTPCVDSFPLTLWVCQPARYAQHNEWLKSGAGSGKLTRSESAEMANRLQRKKLLKEYYTTDASGSSTPSNGLHKPHSLDGLCSHTSSSLTSPTSSASKVDMQVLVHVQKHLSAQVSHGQYVFLLRLQNAVKSLQRTLQQDLEQFGSKRQGTGQPLSACIGVLMKSAEVALLLKPIPQPDSSASPLISDISPSESRATLEAGSDGGEGPERPSAPGFVDQMLSASTESGTHVVNTSPHLISSSASLALRKASVDERSSIASGGRVGSEEKKDLREGSLNGESGRTEAKGQYNEPSQALQGGTGVVDPLTDNTSREWNDKSRLPQSMSSGRLIQGKSQSSFAVTYKNMKKSPSLQSLDDFSIDSYMLEDCDTYSLLERDDVSISGFKEATEGVVLAQEADEAQSPDAISAASQSIDEPTKDLISVLVLKVHSICCSLDLKGDDTTVALEVGRIRPNQLGNISLRQYLSNRSLGPGSKSDPNTVVSDPEVQVRLESGPGAAVHSPLAEQNGFLQCRVQAFCADFIMTSLRNLAFFLEDDSASQVLPMEITIKDTHVNLKDDGPRDNSSDPEATPIAVHIHNLLIHRQDDGSISIGGAERAADSKLQKAGPVNDSRLSSVPEVPVGVAREPKATQTAPLSPTSPTPSNREQLLVEENECLKLELSKAKMALAEAQMEKDSLQHQMKSLKLSSGGSKS
- the bltp3b gene encoding UHRF1-binding protein 1-like isoform X3 — protein: MAGLIKKQILKHLSRFAKNLSPDKINLSTLKGEGQLTNLELDEEVLQNMLDLPTWLAINKVFCNKAAIRIPWTKLKTHPITLSLDRVVMEMSTCDEPRPHNGPSPIATVSGQSEYGFAEKVVEGISLSINSIVIRISAKAFNASFELSQLQVYSVNTSWSTGDLRYSRILDPARGEILTFKEVSWQMIRIEADAIQGTEHEVVSAPIRLITNQSKIRVTLKRRMKDCYVVASKLILILDDLLWVLTDSQLKAMVQYAKSLSEAMEKSAAQRKSMGSDTTQVTPAAPSAQQVRTQQASATADQSASMARLFNDFDVRETSHHLQITHLDLHICDDTNAKDREINKRLDSGAMQLSFSSITVDYYPFHKAGESCLHWMHYGEATKARETWARSLLEEFKSNVEMLKNAVSGKNQSSPQHGKISTGSSSSFTPPPAPRTQLVSSSIVLRIADFSIYQVSTADQPRSSPKTMISCNKKSLYLPQEMPAIHAEFTEYYFPDGKDYPIPCPNLYVQLNALQLVLDSRSLVWLNLFALDLRQSLEQFMELYKLNDSEKPDEHVDIRVDGLMLKLVIPAEHEKTQPDQPRSLSVQTSEMVASNTRHSSGCTRSSLESLLQAFQEQPFFTSFPPSFPRSLNSFPVLHSVFQRHAHEQDTRVHDVYRGFAPLSLSANALKTPAATDLWAIHFSQFWVDYEGSRSGRGRPTPCVDSFPLTLWVCQPARYAQHNEWLKSGAGSGKLTRSESAEMANRLQRKKLLKEYYTTDASGSSTPSNGLHKPHSLDGLCSHTSSSLTSPTSSASKVDMQVLVHVQKHLSAQVSHGQYVFLLRLQNAVKSLQRTLQQDLEQFGSKRQGTGQPLSACIGVLMKSAEVALLLKPIPQPDSSASPLISDISPSESRATLEAGSDGGEGPERPSAPGFVDQMLSASTESGTHVVNTSPHLISSSASLALRKASVDERSSIASGGRVGSEEKKDLREGSLNGESGRTEAKGQYNEPSQALQGGTGVVDPLTDNTSREWNDKSRLPQSMSSGRLIQGKSQSSFAVTYKNMKKSPSLQSLDDFSIDSYMLEDCDTYSLLERDDVSISGFKEATEGVVLAQEADEAQSPDAISAASQSIDEPTKDLISVLVLKVHSICCSLDLKGDDTTVALEVGRIRPNQLGNISLRQYLSNRSLGLVPSATAIQSSEGIASVCFNGCIACVFACMLCAVCCTA